In Humulus lupulus chromosome 6, drHumLupu1.1, whole genome shotgun sequence, a single genomic region encodes these proteins:
- the LOC133782138 gene encoding small ribosomal subunit protein uS4y: MVHVNFYRNYGKTFKKPRRPYEKERLDAELKLVGEYGLRCKRELWRVQYVLSRIRNNARMLLTLDEKNPRRIFEGEALLRRMNRYGLLDESQNKLDYVLALTVENFLERRLQTLVFKSGMAKSIHHARVLIRQRHIRVGRQVVNIPSFMVRVDSQKHIDFSLTSPFGGGRPGRVKRKNQKAAAKKAAGGDGDEEDEE; this comes from the exons ATGGTGCATGTCAATTTTTACAGGAACT ATGGTAAAACCTTTAAGAAGCCGAGACGCCCTTATGAGAAGGAGCGTTTGGACGCTGAGCTGAAGCTCGTTGGAGAGTATGGGCTGCGGTGCAAGAGAGAGCTATGGAGGGTTCAGTATGTGTTGAGCCGAATCCGTAACAATGCTAGAATGCTTCTGACCCTCGACGAGAAAAACCCACGTCGGATTTTCGAGGGAGAAGCCCTTCTGAGGAGGATGAACAGATACGGGTTGTTGGATGAGAGCCAGAACAAGCTCGATTACGTTCTCGCTCTTACTGTCGAGAACTTTTTGGAGCGTCGTCTTCAGACCCTTGTCTTCAAGTCCGGTATGGCTAAGTCCATCCACCATGCCCGAGTTCTTATCAGGCAAAGGCACATTAG AGTTGGAAGGCAGGTAGTCAATATCCCCTCATTTATGGTGAGGGTTGACTCTCAGAAGCACATTGATTTCTCTCTCACAAGTCCCTTCGGAGGTGGTCGCCCTGGCCGCGTGAAGCGAAAGAACCAAAAGGCAGCTGCCAAGAAGGCTGCTGGTGGAGATGGAGATGAGGAAGACGAAGAATGA
- the LOC133784001 gene encoding pre-mRNA-splicing factor cwc22-like: protein MCSLPLFILLLIEDLLMLKGFALELLTVLLENPTDDSVEVAVGFVTECDSILQDLSPKGLHDEQLNDCNVIEASFVSNSTRRLHVEKCGLRLLFQHDEDEFSYLTCFQPLISFCCKIRFSGQPTFSYKIKHV, encoded by the exons ATGTGTTCTTTGCCTTTATTCATTCTATTATTAATTGAGGATTTGCTTATGTTGAAGGGATTTGCTTTGGAATTGCTCACTGTGCTTCTAGAAAACCCAACTGATGACAGTGTTGAAGTTGCTGTTGGGTTTGTGACAGAATGTGATTCTATTCTCCAGGATCTCTCACCCAAAGGATTGCACG ATGAGCAGCTAAATGATTGCAATGTCATAGAGGCTTCCTTTGTGAGTAACAGTACAAGAAGATTGCATGTGGAAAAGTGTGGCCTCCGCCTTTTATTTCAGCATGATGAAGATGAGTTTAGCTATCTCACTTGTTTTCAACCCTTAATTTCATTTTGCTGCAAAATAAGATTCAGTGGTCAACCCACGTTTAGTTACAAAATCAAACATGtttga